The following nucleotide sequence is from Achromobacter spanius.
GCCGGCCTGCTGTGGGTGGCGCTGCGTGATGACGGGCAGGTATGCGGTTTTGCGCTGGCTCAGCCCATGGATGGGGATCTGTTCCTGGTTGAAATGTCGGTGGCCTTGCCCTCGCAGGGGCGGGGCTTGGGTCGAGGCTTGATGCAGGCGGTGCTGGGCCACGCGCGGGCGGCTGGGCGCTACGGGGCCGTCGTCCTGACCACAGATCGCGAATTGCCCTGGAATGGGCCGTTTTACCGACGGCTCGGTTTCCGCGAGTTCGCGCCGCCGTATTCGCCCGGCCTACAGCGGCGCGTCCAGGCGGAGGCCGACGCGGGCTTTGACCCGCGGCGGCGCTGCGCCATGAGGTATCCGCTGCCGCCTTGAACAAGGCGAAACAAGACCCGCCCTGTGTCAACTCGCTTCGATCGCAACAAAATCCGCCCGAGGGCGGTCCTACTCGGACGCTTCGGGATAATCTGCGCACTGGCGTCCGCTATTGACGGGGGCGGGCGCCAACCGGTTCATCAACCCGCTGGAGGATACGCATGTCACTGTGGCGAGCCAGCCTGACGGGGCTGGCGATGGCTTCGATGCTGTTCGTGACGGCCTGCGTCAACAAAGAACCGCAAGAGCGCGCGGCATTCATCCAGTTGCTGCAAGCGCGGATGAACAGCAATGTGCTGCTGCCGATTGCCGCGTTGAGCAAGGTCGAAAAAGAGGCGCTGGGCGACTACGCCGATGCCTACGAAGTCATTACCGATTTCCAGCAGGAAATGGCCGAGTCGGCCCGTGCGATGCGCGACGTGCTGGCGCTTGAGACGATTCGTTCGGTGGGTGACATCGTCGAGCGCAAGTCCGGTTTTGAAGCCGCGCGCAAAACGCTCGCGGAAAGCGCGGCCAAGCTGCAGGAGGCGCGTGAAACAGCGGACAAGGCGCGGGCAGAACTGCAATTGCCGGCTGATCTGGCGCCTGTCTACGATGGCGTGTATGACGAATCTGTCTCCGGGCCCGCCCTTGAACTCATGCGGGCAGCCTCAAGCATGGACTCGGTTGCACGCGATGCCCTGGGTATCGCGGACCTGGTGTCGGCCAATGCCGAAGAAATACAGTTGGTTGACGGTCAGACGCGTGTCGCCACGCCCACGCTGCAACACGAATTGAATCTGCGCTTGCAGGGCCTGAATGCACAGGCGGACGAGCTTGCACAAGCGCGACAGACCATCCTGCTTGCCGCGGGTGGTGG
It contains:
- a CDS encoding GNAT family N-acetyltransferase, with product MIRPAQPCDLACLADVERSAAQRFHGTPMAWAADGDPLPLADLVAAHAAGLLWVALRDDGQVCGFALAQPMDGDLFLVEMSVALPSQGRGLGRGLMQAVLGHARAAGRYGAVVLTTDRELPWNGPFYRRLGFREFAPPYSPGLQRRVQAEADAGFDPRRRCAMRYPLPP
- a CDS encoding DUF3053 family protein gives rise to the protein MSLWRASLTGLAMASMLFVTACVNKEPQERAAFIQLLQARMNSNVLLPIAALSKVEKEALGDYADAYEVITDFQQEMAESARAMRDVLALETIRSVGDIVERKSGFEAARKTLAESAAKLQEARETADKARAELQLPADLAPVYDGVYDESVSGPALELMRAASSMDSVARDALGIADLVSANAEEIQLVDGQTRVATPTLQHELNLRLQGLNAQADELAQARQTILLAAGGGA